TGTGGCCCGCGAAGCGTCCGACTTCGCTTGAAGGTCGCGCACTTGATCGGCGAGTGCGGCCACTTCTGTTTCGTGGGCGTGGACCTGCTTCTCCAGGTCCGCGAGGTCGACCGTACCGGGTTTCGTTTTGCCGCTGAACAGGCGCGACAAGAACCCGGGCTTGCGGACCGCTTCGGCGAGAATGTGCCGAGCCTGTGTTAGCGCCGCTTCTTTTTCGGTGTGGGCCGCGGTCGCGGCTTGTAACTCTGCCGCCAGTTTCGTGGTCGCTTCGTCGTGATCGGCTTGAAGCTTGGCGAGCGCGAGTGCGAACGGTGTGTCCGTTTCGGCCCGCAAGTCCGATTCGATGCGGTCGCGCGCGGCGGTTCGCTCTACGAGATCCGCGCCCAGGCGCGCCAGCGATTCGTTCACTTCGGCCAATCGCGCGAGCGCCTTGGAAACGCTCGCGAACGCCGCGATTCGGCTCTCGGCCGCAGTGACCTCGGCCGCGGCTTCGCGGCGCGCCTGTTCCGCGCGGGCGCTGCCGAGTGCGACGGACGTCACCTTGCTAACGGCCGGGGACGGGCGGGTCGGGTTCTCGTCGTCCGCGAGCGCGCGCAGGACGGGTACGCCGCACTTGAGCAACCGCTCGGTCACGCGGTCGGCCGCGCCCGGGTTGGGCGACAGCACCAGGACGCGATCGGGCGCGGCGCGGGCGATGTCGGCGATGACGCGCTCCCCGGCCGCAGGATCGGCGTGGATCACGAACAGATCGCAACACCCCGCGGCGCGGGCAACGGCGGCGTGTTCCACGGCCGTGCGATCGGCGGGCGGAAGTGCGATCGGAGCGATCGCGGGAATGGCGTCGCCCGCGAACAGGCGCGTGAGCCACTGGCGGCCGCGGTCACCGGGATCAGAAGCGGTCACGGGGTGCTCTCCCCGTGCGGTGAGTGTGCCGGGTGCCGGGGCGGGCGATCGGGGGACAAGGGTCGCGGTCATCAACGAACCATTGCCTTCGTGGTCTGGGTGCGGAGCCGTGTGCGCGACCGACCGGGCCGGCGTCGGGGCGAGCGGGGTGTGCAGTTCCCGTTCTGTCATGCCGGCACTCTGACTGACACAACGGTCATCGACGCTCGCTCACGAGGGGTCGCGCGGGAGGAACGGGCACCCGTCGCGCGTTTTGCGCCTCACGACGCTTAAGAAACGTGTTCGGCAGCAGTGCCAAGAGTATAGACGGTCTATCACGGGGAAGCTATCGCACACTTAAATTTCATGCGCGATTCGGGCACTCAGAACTTTCCGACTACGGTTCCACCTTCCCCACGGTCACGGCCGGTTTCGCCGAGAGCACCCGCAACACGGGCAGCAGCGGGGCGAAGGTCTTTTCGTCGTGCCAACTGTGGTCCGCGATCTTCAGGTGGCCGGGACCGACCCCGCCGCCCCCGAGCGTCGCGTCGAGCGGGAGCCACTGGCCGTCCGCGAACGCCTCGAACCACATGTGGTACGCGAGGTACGGCTTGCCGTCCTTCGCGGGTGCGTACACCAGACCCAGTACCGTCCGCGAAGGCACCCCAGTCGCCCGGCACATCGCGGCGCCGAGCATCGCGTACTCGGTGCAGTCCCCGCTGAGCGTTTTCGCCACGTTATCGGCCGTCGCCATCGCTTGGGAGAACTCGAACGCCTTCATGTTCCGGTGGACCCATTGCTCGATGGCCGCCGCCTTCTCCCAATCACTGGCCGTTGCGGGTAAGCCCCTCAGTGCGGCTGCCGCGTGGCCCTTCACGCCGTCGTTGTCCCAGTTGATGAAGTAGTTGCTCGCGGTGAACTCTTTGCCCGGCGCGGGGGCGCCGGCCCCCCTCACTGGACCGTGAGCCGCCGACACGTGCAGTTCAAAGCTCTTCGTCTTCGGGTCCGGGTTCTTGACCGTTTGGCGCGCGTCCCCTGCAAAGAGGGTGGTCGGTTCGTCGTCTTTCGGGGCCGATACCTTGTAGACGACACTCCTACCCGTGTGTATTCCAGGAATTTCGCGATCTAGGCGAATCGATTGCGCGTTGAACAGCTCGATCGGCCGCATTACGGCCGCCGTCGCGGACTCCTTCGTGGTGCGGAGGAACGTGACTTTACCGCCAAAACCGGGGAAATCGAACTCCATCTTCAGCGGCTCGAACGTCTCCGCATCTACCCAGGTGGTTGCGGGTGGCAGTTTGAAATTGCCGACCGACTCCATCTTGGAAACGTACCGAAGCAGTTTTCGGGCCGGTTCCTTCGGCCAAAGTGCCAGAGACTCTTCCGCTTCGAGCGCCACGGTCATCTTCACGACGCGGTTAATCACACCGATGTACGCGGGGTAATCGAAGGACTCGCCCGCTTTGATCCGCTTCTCCTTAAAGAGGGCCGGCTCGCGGACGCACCCGACCACGCCCTCGGGCCAGGGCGTGTCGCTGGCGCCTTTCGCGGCCCCGTCGCCCGTCACTTTGAGCGTTTTGCCTTCGACCACGCCGCTCAGCACAAGGGCCTGATCCTTGCCGATCCCTTGCCGCATGCCGGTAACAAGGATGTCGCCGGCCGCGTTTTCGACGGACGATTCCTCACCCCATTGACTCACGATCTGCCCGAACCGCGCCACCGTGAAGTTCTGGTACTTCACCCCGACGAGGAGCACGCGGTCATTTTTCATGGTCCGCTTCGCCCCCCACTGAACGTAACCGATTCGCTGCCCTTCTACGGCGGCAACGAACCAGTAGTCGAACGCGGTGTCGGCATCGAGTTTGGGCACACCGGGGGGCGGGACCGCGATCGTACCGGCCACCGGGCGCCCGGCTACCTGTTGGGTCGGTTGAGTGGGTGCGGTTGGTTGTGTTGTGACGAGGGACGGAGCTTTCCCATTGGGCCGGATGATGATGAACTTGGACGCATCAATCGCGGCGGGCACTCCCGACTCACCGGACATCTTCGGCCGGATGACGATGTTCTTCTGGTCTTCCGATTTGGCGGTTTGTGCCAGGAAATCGGTCGCAAACAGCACACAAACCGCGAGCGCGAGAAACGCACCGAATTGCCGCATGAGGGATTCTCCCGTTGTGCCGTCCCGAACCGCAGGGTCAAAACTCGGAGCCTCTGACGTCACTTACTCTTCATTCATGTCGCGTCGCTGGTCGGCTTGATTGGTTCAACGGAATTCGGGCCGGGCGCGTTGGTAACGGGCGGCACCAACGCGCCAGTGCCCCGATCATACACCGGTTCCGTAATCGGAACACCCGGACTTCGCGCCAGTTTCGTGCGCTTCGGGCGAACGGCGCGCTATAATTCGGGCGGCACGGACGCCAGCGACGCAAAATTGGGGCTAAGTTAGACTGCCCAGGGCTTTTCACCCAGACGCCGACCGCCACGACGCGACACCACTTGATTTCCGTCTCCCTGGGCTAAATTCCGTTGTCGCGCGAGGTGTCCCCGTGACTCCTGACCGGCTGGCCACGCACCTGTCCGTGAATTCCTACGGCTCCTTTACGCTGACGGACGCGATCCGTCCGGGGGCCAGTGTGCCGGTGTGCCCGCGCCAGGGCTACCGTGTTGAAGTGTACCGCGACCAGCGCGCCAAGTTGCGCCTCCCGATGCTCTCGGCCGCGGTATCCGCGGAGCGGCTGTTCGAGACGTTCCTGGCGCTCCTCGAGCCGCTGGGCGAGGTGGTCCACGTGGTGCTGGAGAGCAGCCACGGGGTGCTCGCGGACGGGCACGCGGACTTGCGCCGCGAACACATCGATCTGGCCGTTCTCACGAGCCACTTCTGTGAGTTCGAGGAGCTGCTCACGAACGACGGCTGCACGGGGGTCGCGGTGCTCGCCGAACGGCGCCCGATTGAGGTGCAGTTCGACGAACATAAGCTGTTCCACATTTACGCGCCGAACCTGAAGCCGTTCCGCCGCGTGCTGCGTGCCCACGGGGTGCGCCGGCGCGAGACACTGCCGCTCATTTCCGAAGCCGAGCACCTGCACCACACCACGGAGAACTTCGCGGACGACTTCCGGCAACTCGCGATGCGGGCCGGCGTCGGCGACTTCGACCGCGTGTTCAGCGATTAATTGCAGTGCCCTTTGAAAACCGCGAGGTGTGCAATCGTCGCGCACCTCGTTGTCGAATCAGTGGAGCTGGCCTGACTTCGTCCCGTTGCCCCCGACACTCGGGTAACATTTGCTAACATTTTCGACCCCCTCGAAATGTTAGCGTTTAGGTGCAATTGCTTCTGGAATAAGCCTTTGCGATCAGCACAATTCTTGCGCCGCGTTCTGTCTCGGAGTGATACCGTTTGTGGTGTTGTGCATAGTACCTGGCAGGTGTCAGGTCGAGCCGCACGTCCGCAAAAACTGACACCGAAAACCCGGGCTTCGCGCGCAGTGCGAATATAGAGAAGTGTAAATCAGTTCACTTTGTTTTGCAAGCCCAATTTTGGGTCGGGCTGCCCCAGGACCACACAGGGCTTCCGCCCTGTGCTACGGAAGACGGCCCCTCCGGGGCGAAGACAAAAAACTATCAATGCCTTTCACGCCGCGGAGCGGCCGGCGTTTGTAGCCCTGTGCGTCTCTTGTGCGCCTTGTGCTGTCTTTCACTTCTTCTCGATGCGATACAGCGCCTTCTCGGTGCGGAGCAAGAGTGCATCGCCGTGGACCGCGCAACTGGCCTGTGTCTTCTCGCCGAGCTTGTTCTTCGCGATCTCTTCGTAACTCGCGCCCGGTTTAAACACAGTCGTCGTGCCCGCTTCGTCTAGCAGGTACACCAGTCCGTCCGCGAGCAGCGGCGACGAAGAGAAGTTCCCGCCGACGCGCTCGTTCCACCGTTCGGCCCCCGTCTTCGCGTCGAGGCAACTCAGCACGCCGCTGTCGGAAACCATGTACAGGGCGTCGTCGATCGCCAGGATCGACGGGTTGAGCGGGACGTTCTTTTTGACCGTGAACGCGACGTGCGAGCCCGTCACGTCACCCTTTCCGTCCGGCTTAACGGCAACCAGGTTCGCCGCGTTGTACCCGGTGCAAACGTAGACGAGGCCGTTCGCGAACACCGGTTTCGGTACCACGGAATACCCGCTCCCGTAGGTCGCGCGCCAGATCTCCTGACCGGTCTTCGGGTCGAGCGCCATCATCACTCCACTACCGGCGGAGACGAGTTGCTCTTTATCCTTCACTTTGATGAGTAACGGTGTGCTGAACGAGAACGGGTTCGCCCCGGTCTTGTTGTTCCGCGGCGTCTGCCACGCGATCTTTCCCGTTGCCTTGTCGAGCGCGATCACGGCCTGTTTGTCGGTGCCGTCCACGCTGAAGATGAGGTGCTTCCCCGAGAGGACCGGCGACCCACCGTTGCCGTGAACCGGGGTGTACTTGAGCTCCTGTTTGGC
The Gemmata palustris DNA segment above includes these coding regions:
- a CDS encoding transglutaminase-like domain-containing protein: MRQFGAFLALAVCVLFATDFLAQTAKSEDQKNIVIRPKMSGESGVPAAIDASKFIIIRPNGKAPSLVTTQPTAPTQPTQQVAGRPVAGTIAVPPPGVPKLDADTAFDYWFVAAVEGQRIGYVQWGAKRTMKNDRVLLVGVKYQNFTVARFGQIVSQWGEESSVENAAGDILVTGMRQGIGKDQALVLSGVVEGKTLKVTGDGAAKGASDTPWPEGVVGCVREPALFKEKRIKAGESFDYPAYIGVINRVVKMTVALEAEESLALWPKEPARKLLRYVSKMESVGNFKLPPATTWVDAETFEPLKMEFDFPGFGGKVTFLRTTKESATAAVMRPIELFNAQSIRLDREIPGIHTGRSVVYKVSAPKDDEPTTLFAGDARQTVKNPDPKTKSFELHVSAAHGPVRGAGAPAPGKEFTASNYFINWDNDGVKGHAAAALRGLPATASDWEKAAAIEQWVHRNMKAFEFSQAMATADNVAKTLSGDCTEYAMLGAAMCRATGVPSRTVLGLVYAPAKDGKPYLAYHMWFEAFADGQWLPLDATLGGGGVGPGHLKIADHSWHDEKTFAPLLPVLRVLSAKPAVTVGKVEP
- a CDS encoding PQQ-binding-like beta-propeller repeat protein; the protein is MHRFVSRFALAFALAPTLLAADWNQFRGPAGNGHADAKLPTEWDTKKNVTWRKELPGLGWSSPAVAGGKVYLTTAVSQGEGYSLRAVRLDVKTGDIEWDQEVFKQGAEAPKPHKKNSHASPTPVVEDGKVYVHFGHMGTACLDAKDGSKVWAKQELKYTPVHGNGGSPVLSGKHLIFSVDGTDKQAVIALDKATGKIAWQTPRNNKTGANPFSFSTPLLIKVKDKEQLVSAGSGVMMALDPKTGQEIWRATYGSGYSVVPKPVFANGLVYVCTGYNAANLVAVKPDGKGDVTGSHVAFTVKKNVPLNPSILAIDDALYMVSDSGVLSCLDAKTGAERWNERVGGNFSSSPLLADGLVYLLDEAGTTTVFKPGASYEEIAKNKLGEKTQASCAVHGDALLLRTEKALYRIEKK